Proteins encoded together in one uncultured Desulfosarcina sp. window:
- a CDS encoding DUF370 domain-containing protein: MEKKLLNIGFGNTVVAERVVAIVSPSSSPMKRLKDEARQERQLVDATQGRRTRAIIIMDSNHIFLSAIQFETVSQRFEDLKAEK; the protein is encoded by the coding sequence ATGGAAAAAAAACTGTTGAATATCGGATTCGGCAACACGGTAGTGGCCGAGCGGGTGGTGGCCATTGTTTCGCCCAGTTCGTCCCCCATGAAGCGGCTCAAGGATGAGGCCCGCCAGGAGCGCCAACTGGTGGATGCCACCCAGGGGCGCCGTACCCGGGCCATTATCATCATGGACAGCAATCACATTTTTTTGTCGGCGATTCAGTTCGAAACGGTTTCCCAGCGTTTCGAAGATCTGAAGGCGGAAAAGTGA